In Lolium rigidum isolate FL_2022 chromosome 7, APGP_CSIRO_Lrig_0.1, whole genome shotgun sequence, the DNA window AGTGAATGTTAAGCTCTCCCTCAAGTTCCATAATTTTATTGTGTTTTttgtttaaattttaactataatCATGACAAGACTTAGGAAGAGAAGAGAGTACCAAACAGATAATACAGTTACTGTTTCCGATCCCATTTTGTGTGCCAGTGTCCAAATGGGGAATAATCGATCAAGACTGGCCTTTGCTAAGCATGAATTATGAAACTCGTTCCGAAATGACTCTCGAAAAATTGTTTCATCGTCAGTTTCACGGTTGGTCCACCTCTGACCATAAGTTGCAAACTTCTGTTTTGTTTGCGTGATGATGCTTTCGATCAAGCTCTAATAATAAGATCGAATAGGGTGACCCCTCTGCCTAGGGTGGCTGTCGGAGTTTGTGTCGTGGCATGAGGGACACCGATGGTTTTTGAATAGCTGATGGCTATTCTAATGGTAGGTGCAAAGACTAGGATTTTCTTGGGGTAGGTGATGAAGCTTCCGCGAAAATATTGCACAGCTCCCCGTGCCAACAACGGCGATGCTCGTGAGCACCATATCCTTTCCTGGAGGCGTTGTCGTCAAGTCTCCTCCTTTGAACTTTGGAGACTCGTCTGCTCACTAGCGCAGTTAGCCAATTCCCTCGGTGTTGGTGGTCCTTTGCCAGGCGGCCTTGTGTGCTGCTTCAGTTTGATGCCGCTCCACGGAGTGACGTTTCGTTGCTTGAAACTTCATGCTGAGTTGCCGATGTTTAGTTGTAGTCTTAGACGCTTTTGTAGATCTTGTAGTTTGGAGCCTTGCTCCattctgcatggtattttcttggTTAAGGGTATAGCTTTGCATCACATGTGCTTGTATATCTACCTGGTAATCCCaatttttgatttttctattttgaTTTTCTTTATGTCGATGTATTTCTAACCAGTTGatagctttattaatttaaagtcaggTTCATTGGAGCCCTATGTTTAAAATGTAGTGTAAATTGACTATTGGTATCTGTTTCACCTGCGTGGGCAGGTGCAGGCGAGTCTACATTGGCGGACGACGTGGGCGCCGACGAGGACGGGAACACGTACGTGACGGACGTCCTGGGCAGCAAGATCTGGAAGGTGAGCCCGGACGGCGAGCCGCTCTCAATCATAAAGAACGCCACCTTCATCCAGCGGCCCGGGACGTGGACCAACCTCATCGGCCTCAACGGCATCATCTACCACCCAAACGGCTACCTCCTCGTCATCCACACCACCGGCGGCGATCTCTTCAAGGTGGAGCCGAGGACGGGGGCCGTGAGCGTGGTGAAGGTGCTGGGCTCGCTGAAGAGGGGCGACGGGCTAGAGCTGCTCTCCCCGACGAGGCTGGCCGTCGCCGGCATGCCGACCCGGCTGGTCGAGAGCGCCGACGACTGGGAGACCGCGCGCGTCACGGGCCGGTACGTCGGGCCGGCGCACAGGGTCGGGACTTCGGCGACGGTGAAGGACGGGGACGTGTACGTCAACTACGTCTTCGGATTCGGGCTCGGCAGGAAGAAGACGCACGTCATTGGTAAGGCTGTGTTCGCACCTTTGTAACTACAGCTTTGAGAGCCTTAGCTTGGATCCTCGGAAAAACCCTGTGACGGCTTGCATCAAGCTCATGTTGATGTGTTAGAAGTTACGAATTAAGGATAAGTCCAATCAATATACGTATGGGGATCGGTTTATTCCAGGACATTTTGTGCGATAAACAATAATGCGACAATTCTTTATTGTGTATAAAGTGTTGTTGTCTTTGACTCTTTAATTATGCAACATA includes these proteins:
- the LOC124670342 gene encoding uncharacterized protein LOC124670342, which gives rise to MCGGRRRRRDGSDAAVAGSGGRGFCGTALAVVALAAAAAVAFLESTAGGGVTYVGDGWIHECAKWDAEGGRFLVSTFLGASVVEVRQGPGKVEERVVVADPDVAGKVSVGLALDAPRRRILVAYADRPPRFGYAAVGAYELVSGRRIFLTRLDEPGESTLADDVGADEDGNTYVTDVLGSKIWKVSPDGEPLSIIKNATFIQRPGTWTNLIGLNGIIYHPNGYLLVIHTTGGDLFKVEPRTGAVSVVKVLGSLKRGDGLELLSPTRLAVAGMPTRLVESADDWETARVTGRYVGPAHRVGTSATVKDGDVYVNYVFGFGLGRKKTHVIGKAVFAPL